The window AGAGAAGGATTGATAAGAGCGAGAAATATCGGAGCCGTAGCAGCTACAGGTTATTTTTACCTTACTTTGATTAAAATAATCGGCAGTATGATCATTAATCTTGGGCATAGTGCCTCCCCCTCCTATAAACCAGGGTTCACACACGCCTCCtgaaaatctaaataaaacaaaatccccGTAAATAATCCTaaaaaatttcctaaaaataaaaattggttGTAAAATGTGTGGGAACCATGACTACGTAGCATTCTCGAAAGATAATCCTTGAGATCTTTATTAGGGTTTATTTTGAAACGAACCTTCctccaaagattttttaaaaataaagatttgtaaaaCCTAAATAACTCAACGCAAACTAAACACTGAGTGAGAGTCAGATTTGTCTGGACGATGATTAAAAACGTTGAAAATTAAATCATCATGCAGTTCTAGATTTGATTCTATTTTTCAAACTACCCCCTCTATTTTAATGTCTGGTTGTATTTTTGGATGCACATTGCGAAGTTGAGAGGGTTTGGCAACTACATGAAATAGCGTTAACGTTAAAGCAGAAAATAAACCCAATATTAAAAATAGATTTCGGTACAATTAAGGAAATTATTTTTACGTTTGATTTTCCTTTTTTACTTTTCAGGTGACGTGGTTGTATTTTTGGATGCACATTGTGAAGTTGGCCCTAACTGGTTGCCACCATTGTTAGCACCCATTCATGAAGATCCAACCACACTAACTGTACCTGTTATCGACGGAATTGAGTGGGATGACTTTTCCATCAAACCTGTTTACGCCGAGGGTACTCATTCGCGAGGTACgccattgtttttttattttgaaactaaAGTTAGATGTTGTGCATTAGATgaaatttgatatatatatattgttgcaATGAAAGCAAAAATGCACCTGATCCGTGTGACTCCATGGTTTCTTAAAGAAAACGTTGTGATGTATCCTTTCCTGCGAATAGCAATTTCAAGCAAATAAAAAACGAGACAATATATCGGAATATTGAAACATGTTGacacatgtttttatttgtaggccaattttggcctaaaaaattaaaaattggcaAGAATTTAAATCTCACAATTAATGAAATATCAtggtttaaaaacttttttgtcgaaATTAATTTTCAGGAGTCAAAAAATGTGTGTTCGCAGGAATTTATGTGCGCGAATCAAGTGCCCTGAACTACGCAAAATGGAcgcaaaaacaaataaagaaattttttccgcgaaaattagttcaCTTAGACTTGTTATTGATGTTATTACCAAGAAAATAAAAGGTTTAGATAAATCCTTTTATTTAGGTATATTTGAATGGGGGATGTTATACAAAGAGACAGCACTACCTGAGAAAGAAGcttcaaaaagaaaataccaCAGTGAACCGTACAACTCACCCACCCATGCGGGTGGCTTATTCGCCATCAAAAGAAGCTGGTTTAAAAAACTTGGATGGTATGACCCAGGTATGTACAAATTTCAGagtaatttttttcaactaaATCTTCGTTTGTAACATAATTGTCTATCACAGGTTTACAGATTTGGGGAGGCGAAAATTATGAATTATCATTCAAGTTATGGCAGTGTGGAGGCAGATCTGTTTGGGTTCCATGCTCGCGCATTGGCCATGTTTATCGCGGACACAGCTGTTCGTCTTGTCACTCCGGTGGAGCTGAAGCAAAGTGGGGAGGAGTGCCTCTTGCGTTACGTAATTACAAACGATTAATCGAGACTTGGTTTGACGCTAAgtacaaagaatttttttacacGAGAGAACCTCTTGCAAGTTTTATCGATATGGGAGACATATCTGAACAAGTggctttaaagaaaaaattaaattgcaaaCCATTTTCTTGGTTCATGAAGGAAATAGCCTACGATGTATTCGATAAATATCCGGAACTGCCACCAAATGCATATTGGGGAACAATAAAGAACAAAAAATCTGGAATGTGTATGGATACATTCGGAGCAAGTCCCTCTACAAGAATTGGAATGTCTAGTTGCCATAACTGGGGAGGCGGTCAGTTGTGGAGGTTAAATACAGCAGGTCAGCTAGCATCAGGTGAATGGTGTGCTGAGTACAAACCGTCAAACCCAAAAAACGAGGAGGATGAGGTTGCTATGGCTTGGTGCGCATCAGGATCAGCAACCGGTAATTGGATGTTTACAGAAACTACTGGATTGTTGCGATTGACATCGCTGCCTGAAGACAGACAATGTTTAAGTATTCatgtaaaaacattaaaattagtaTTTACACAATGTGACGAGAACGACATCCACCAAAAATGGCAGATCGAGCAAATCCACCCTTACTGGAGTAAACAGCAGTAGTTAAATACTTgtagattttatttattaaaatagttAAACTTTTTATGACAATGTTATTCTTTTCAGCGATAACTTTAGTAAAATCTTTTAAagtaactttaaaaaatccaaaaatttagatttattagACGCACAACAAGTGCACCATTTTTTAAGAAGCAGCTTAGTTAGCAGAAAAAATTTACGGGTTCAACAGTCCTTTAGGTCTTACGAAAATTGACCCGTCTCAACAAAGTCTATTTTCTCGTGCACAGGCAGAATACTTAAGTCTTAACTAACTCCGTGCTTCTTAATTTACAGTAATCTCAGATAGGATAATTGACGCAATATCTCAAATCCATTAATATAGAGACTGCTAAATTACCGCACTTCAAGAAACATAATAAACCATAGAAttcgtaaaaaatattttatgtaaaatgcCCTTTAGTGAAAGTTATTATGCGTAAAAATTATTAGGAATTGGCAGACTCAAGCTGTGGACTGTATTTGGTGCCCAGTCAATATTCACAAAAAACAGTAGACATTGGTTAAATGTtcagtttattaaaaaatgactatggaaaaattatttacaaaacgTATATAAAAGCTGTTTGCGAAAATGCGCCGTACACATAATCACATCTATAATGCATATTTTTCGATGCACCTACGTTGCTACAACCGAAACCATCTTTACAACTCGTAACACCAATACCCACAGCGTAATCGTCAGGAAAACACGTAGCCGTACGATCTCCGATACAACCAATTCGGACTATATGGGTTGTACGTGGTGGCTTCTCGTTTGGGTTTGCTTTTTTAGCATCGCAAACATTCGCTAAATTCATACCGCACCAACTTTGACGTAATATCGACAAATCGCAAGACTTTCCTATCGCCTTCATAAAGGGCGCAATAGTGTATTGTTCATCCGGTACAACACCGTACTGATTAGCAAAAAGTCTTTGTAGCGGCATGTTCTTGTTGTGTGTGAATTTGGCACAGCCTGTATTGCGTCCAGTAAAACACAGCAACAGAACATCACTTTTTATTAGGTTGTAACCTACGTTTTTCATAGATATTGTACTTTTAGTGTCTCCTGCAGTACCCTCATTCAAAGTTTCATTATTAGCCCAAAGATCAGAAATAGGCGACCAGTCAGTAGCTTGTCCCTTGACCCGGGCTACCAGTGTCCAACCGCCTGTTAAATCAGGCCTTTCATCGTCACCTTTCCCACCTCCCTTCATAAATTCACACCATGTCtagatcaaaacaaaaaagttgttaCGATTACCGCAGCGCACACTTTGATTTCTGGTAGCCCGAGCAATGATACAAGCAACGACTGATGAGATGTTTAATTGACGTAGATGTATCCAGTTTGATCAAAAGCGCCGTAGTTTGGTGGACAACTCCAGTGCATACTTTCAGTTTTAGGGCCAACTCGGTCGCAACCATAACCATCATTGCAACTGGTTACACCTAAACCTATTGCATAGTCGGATGGTGTGCATGTATTAGATTTCGCGCCAATGCAGCCAATACGTACGATATGATTGGTTGGGTTTAAGTTTGGATTCATGTCCTCTGGATGACAAATATTCGCAAGGTTTAGTCCACACCACTGCTTTTTTAAGTCCTTAGTGTCGCAACTTTTACCGAGCGCTGCCATTAAATCGTCAAATTTCCAACGCTGTTCGACTGTTATACCATACTCTTGCGCGAACAGCTGATCTAATCTCATTCCCAGGTTGTGAGTAAACACTGCGCAATCTTTCCCGGGGCCGTCAAAGCAAACTTTAATAGCGTTGGTTTTCACAAGAAACCAACCGTGATTTTTCATGGCAGATCTTAAATTAAGATCGGCTGCGGTTTCTTGATTAAATACGCTATCATCAGCCCATGCGTTACTAACGCCGTTAAAATCGTTGCTGGTACCATTTACTCGGGCTACCAGGGTCCACCCACGGCGACCAGATGCGTCAAAATCACAGTAAGTCTAAGGAAAACGCAGTCAGTGCCAAGGTAGAAAGAATCAAActggaaacaaaataaaaaggtaTGAAAATCGTCGTTTTACGTACCTTAAAACGAACACCTTTCGTCATCAGCCAGTATGCACCGCTCTTCGAGTTTGTGTTTTTCTCATACACAGCCTGACAACTCGGAAGCGGATTTCCTTCGCTATAACGAGCAGAAAAGATATCGAATATAAACATAAAAGTGTTATGTTCGTAGCAATGACGTAAACAAGATGGTAACCACAAACATCTACTTACGTGCCAGCTTCACCGACAGGTTTAAACGGCGGTGGCGGAgctttctaaaaaaacaagaaaagaaaCCATTAGTTGTGCCCTTTTGTATTTTCCGGCTGTTCAAAAAAGTGTTATCACTCTCGacctttcttttaattttcttccTCGTCAAAATttagtatattttacagaccggaAATACTGGGCACATCTGATCAATAAATACGCCAGAACACAAACCACACTATATATCCACAAGGCCGCAGCATTTCCAGACTAGCTGAGACTaccataaaaaaaacacaataataatTCAGACATAAAGAAGTTAAAGGAAAGGTCAGTTGATGTGCGTCATAACTTTTGCTAGGTAATATACAAATCTACAGAAACAACAAAAggtaaaaaatagaaaacaaaggCGCGCTACGCCTCACTGATTCCAACAGATTGTGTTTGAAGTATGAAGTGGAGAGTCAATATTAGTCTTTCtctagaaaaaatatatattttagagGGTTTTCATAACACCCTCTTTAGCTTGTTTTATACGATCCAGGATATCGAGTTCAGAAATCTTTAATTTTGCTCGAACATCGATCATCGATTTTAAGGCAGCAGTTACAGGATCACGGAAATCACTTCTGGGCTGCATTTTTTGGCTATTGGTTTCGAAAGTACCCTTAAAGTTTTTCTTATCGCCAGTGGTATCAATTTTATCATCAGTATTCTTTGCGTTCTCTTTCAGGGTTTGGTCCTTCTCGACCGATGCATTTTGTTTATCATCTTTCTTCTCCTCGGGTGTTATACTCTCCATCACTTTTTCTTTTGCATTAACTTCTTTGTGTTCGACTTCATCACTATCTTTGCTCTCCTCCTTAGAAGAAAATTTAGTTATGTTAGCGCGAATTTTGTGCTTTTTAGCACCACTCTCTACCTTGTGGCAAATCTTTTCCAAGTAATCCACACGATTCGACAAACTATCCAACTCATCGGGTGTGCACTCGAACAAACCATTGATCTGAAATAACCAgatataaattaagaaattcCAGAAGCGCCAAAACAAATGCGAAAAAAAACTCAAAAGCTTTGAGCAATTACCTGACTTGAACAAGTTCCTGGATCTCCCTTTGGCCCATGTGGACCTTCGGGGCCTTTTGGACCTAAAGGTCCCATCGGACCCTAAAAGAAACATGATTACTTTGTTTAGAGAAAACTTCGGTAGTCTAAAAATTCAAAAGATTCGCGAATGAAAGTTGCATAAGGGaataaccaaaaaaaacaaagaaatttttgaTCAAGTATCCACTTGGTCGAAAGTTTCTCAGAATAATATTTACAAGACGCATCAAAAAATATACCTTCAATCCTGGTTTACCATCTTTCCCATCTTTTCCTTTCAGATGCAGATGTAATGTGTTTTGATCAGATGGAAACGGACTATACATTGCTTGAGACTAAAAAAAGAATAGAAAATAAGATGGCTgttggatgtttttttttttcgtttttgtccaaaaaaaagtttaaaggtTTCAACTTTCCGTTCGGATCGAAACAGATCGgagcaaaaaaattatcaaccaatcagattatAGGAATCACAATTGTCCGACCCAACCCTACCCTACCCTACCCGACCCGATCTGTTCTGTTCCATCGTTGAGTGGAAATTCGCCTTCAGCTAAGAATCACAACTTCAAGAAACATCTGTTTTATAGAACAAACATAAAGTAAAGTTACCAAAGTCGTCAACTGCATCTGCTGTCGGCTGCTCCCCTTCTCTTCATATCCTTTAGGTTGTAAAACCTGAAATTTGTTACCATCAGTTTGCTGAGCACCCTCAACCACAGGGACTAAATTCAGTCCCCCATCTGGTCCTTTAGCTAACGCATATCGTGTTGCACGCTTCCCTGCAGCTTCAAGTTCTATTTTTTCTTTACCTATATTAAGTTCTTCTTTGACCACTTTATTGTCAGTAGGAGGAGCAACCATTTGTCCCGCTTTTGCAGATAGTAACGATTGTAAATTTGCCATACTTATGTCTTGGTTATTATTCGCACTACTGCTAGTCATAGCATTGTTAACAAGTCCTGGTAGGTCTTCTAAATTTATATTACCATTTTTATCTGGTGCTACATCTATATCTATTGGTTTATTACTACTAGAGAACTGAGAAGTTTGTTGAGCTGTAGAAGCTCTCCGTGCAGCTGCTAATAACGAGTTTATATCAACTGTTTGGGTTTTCGATGCATCTTGCTGAACCGGAGAAACGGCTGCAGCCTTGTCGCTTGACGACAACAAGTCTTGTAGAGTGAACCTTTTAACGGCATTCTGGGTGGTTTCTTGTGAAGTTTTCACTTGCGTCGTAAGCGGTAGCAGTAGAAATACAATATAAAGGAAAAGTTCATGGCTGAGCATATTTTCTGACGATTCGTTTACTCACGAACtctaaaaaaagtcaaaagtttgCTTAAAATAATACGTTACATTATCAAACAGACACACGATAAACACACGATAAAATTGAAAACTTACGTTACCACGTTCGAATCAACTTCATCAcgagtaaataaaaatatcagaaagtattctaataaaaattattgtaaacaaaaatttgttcttctttttttttctggccgtttatttttttttcgttatgCTTAACTTCGAAAGCTGAATAACATTACTACGGTTCAGTGAACAAATTAAATATAAAGGTTTAATGCTATGATTGGTTCCACTTGAATGCGTCGTTGTGAATACGCCCGTAAACAAAAGAATGTCGCTTTTCTGACATTCCGAatataattttgatatttaCGCATATCCAAATTATTATTACAATATTCttccaaaaaattaataaaattttaaaatatgttgtGCAGAGAGGCAGGCGCACAGTCGCAAAGCAAATTTAGATTTGAACGAAATTTTCGGCATTATTAAAACACAAATTTGAGCATGATCTAGCTTAAATACCCTGATGATTTGAATAGTAACCCAGTTTCTTTAGCTGCTCTATGATTATaactttaaatttgaaataagcTTTTGTCATTACGCGTGCATCTCTAACAAAGGGtccgtttatttaaaaatacgttATCAAAAAGGTTTatctgaaatttttatttttgttaataaagTTTCTTATACTTTTCGAATTCCATCTGAAATAAGCGCACAGTCTATCGTTTAAAAACTAATTTCCAGTCTCGGTTACTTGGGAACAATAACTCAAAAACTTTCATATATTTGTtgaattattaatatttttaaatcaaatgcAGTCATGTAATATAACGGATTGCGAGCGATATCACGCTTACGAAAATTCAAAACCTTTGATTAATGCTACAGATCTTGCAAGCTCAGTGGTACAGAGTATAACCCGTCTACGGGTGCATACTGCATGATATTATACCTTACGAGCGATGTATTACATGAATTTGCTAAAATCataaccatacaatccaagttGGCCATCAATGTAGGATTTTTGAAGTTGTTTCCATTTAAAGGATAAATCACACTTTGGGCACTTCAACAATCCTGGctaaaataaatttgaacaaaaaaagCTGCACAGAAGCTCAACGATGGTTGTAGAACCTAACTTAATATTTATACAATTTATACTTCGTCAGGGTGCCCACTCAATAACTCTTGACATACAAGACATTCCTGACTTTTCTTTTGAAACATtggattattttaaaaatataaagcgTTTGATAGTACAAATTAATGCTGTTTTTTTagaacaataaaaatttaagcCTTGCcagttttttggaaaatgaaAATAGTTCTGATTGACCATTTAAACCTAATATTTCTAATCCTTtcctgacatttcataaaaagactaaattttgacattttgccTATATTCTTAAAATTTCTGACAATTCCTAACATTGCAGACAGAGCAGACATCCTGTTCGTATATACGAATTCAAGCAATCCTGTTCTTCCCCTGGTGGTTAGAAATTATCGAATACTTACTGCAACAACACCTACCTTCTTGGAAGAGACCCAACATGCATAACATGCAAAATGACAACAAGGAGGAGCGTGAGGCTTATACGCTTCTTCCAAACATATGATGCATTGTGTTGCTGAAATATAAACACGCCACTCACCAACCAAATACGTTATTCACCAATCAAAGTTCATATATTTATAAAAGGACCGATAGGAAATCACATAGTACTTAAAGAACTAATCAAAAATGGGCGGACGACAAGAAAAAGACATGGTGTAAACGGAAgagatattttataaaattacaatataaataaaaattacaatttcatttttattactcTAAAAAATTGGCATTCACGTTATACCTGAGAATTTTTCACAAGCTTCTTCAAAGTATTTTTTATCACTTTCTTTaccaataaaaaatgaaaatcctaaaaaataaaaataaatggtttGAAccataattgtttttataacaaactttaagttgattaattttcttGCTTATTTTTGACTTATTAAAGATTATATTTCGCGAAGATTATATTTCGCGAATGAACTATTAAGTTTTTTCCGCGAAGAACAATTTTAACCAATAAAGTATTATTTCAGGCATAGTTAATGAGATAAGGTAGTCTATAATTGAATTAGCTCATTTCACAGAGATTTTTTATCAACTacaaaaaaaagagaagaaacgaaaaaatacttgtttttacaaaaacgtTTCGCGAAGtttattttagcaaaaatttttataataatgcgAGTTGACCTTTGCGCAAATTAATCaacttaaatatttattaagCATGAAGAGGCTGAGATCATTTCCAAAAATGTAATGCTTCCAATAAACTCCCCTCCAATCCCCTCCAATAGGTACCCTTTTAGATCCCTCCTTTTAATATGCAATTCAAGAACGGAGGGTAACTTTTATTAAATTAAGGGCTTACATCTAAtgcttaaaatatcaaaatgctTGTAAATTAAACAACGTACCTTCTAGTAATGATATATGTTCTAAGTCAGTACGGTCAAAAACATCTTCAAATTCTTTCATCAAGGTTTTTATATTTCCACTCTAAGAATAATACAGATAAGGTAAAGCGAGTCGAAACGTCAGCTTAAGTTCTGGTATTACCTCATTAAATGCACCTGGTTTGACTTTCCTGCATAC is drawn from Hydractinia symbiolongicarpus strain clone_291-10 chromosome 8, HSymV2.1, whole genome shotgun sequence and contains these coding sequences:
- the LOC130654638 gene encoding N-acetylgalactosaminyltransferase 7-like; translation: MNTIRISRKAVLIFLFILLFLAYVILPKIASRAKSPQIQTATFRTDKSLGNYETVERQREGPGEKGLSHHVRPNQVDEENRLKDIYGFNQLVSDEISLDRTVPDMRETECKHWDYPENLPTASVVFIFHNEGWSTLFRSVHSVINRSPSHLLHEIVLVDDKSELEHLHERLDDEIKKPYYEGKVKLVRNKEREGLIRARNIGAVAATGDVVVFLDAHCEVGPNWLPPLLAPIHEDPTTLTVPVIDGIEWDDFSIKPVYAEGTHSRGIFEWGMLYKETALPEKEASKRKYHSEPYNSPTHAGGLFAIKRSWFKKLGWYDPGLQIWGGENYELSFKLWQCGGRSVWVPCSRIGHVYRGHSCSSCHSGGAEAKWGGVPLALRNYKRLIETWFDAKYKEFFYTREPLASFIDMGDISEQVALKKKLNCKPFSWFMKEIAYDVFDKYPELPPNAYWGTIKNKKSGMCMDTFGASPSTRIGMSSCHNWGGGQLWRLNTAGQLASGEWCAEYKPSNPKNEEDEVAMAWCASGSATGNWMFTETTGLLRLTSLPEDRQCLSIHVKTLKLVFTQCDENDIHQKWQIEQIHPYWSKQQ
- the LOC130654645 gene encoding uncharacterized protein LOC130654645 — translated: MKGGGKGDDERPDLTGGWTLVARVKGQATDWSPISDLWANNETLNEGTAGDTKSTISMKNVGYNLIKSDVLLLCFTGRNTGCAKFTHNKNMPLQRLFANQYGVVPDEQYTIAPFMKAIGKSCDLSILRQSWCGMNLANVCDAKKANPNEKPPRTTHIVRIGCIGDRTATCFPDDYAVGIGVTSCKDGFGCSNVGASKNMHYRCDYVYGAFSQTAFIYVL